A portion of the Channa argus isolate prfri chromosome 19, Channa argus male v1.0, whole genome shotgun sequence genome contains these proteins:
- the dlec1 gene encoding deleted in lung and esophageal cancer protein 1, which produces MQHETQTGRFDPCVNSHRPASGKSQDISHVLANTFKDLYTKDVIGKDTLSNLIKTKNGRSSYHDKYIEELQLVHSEYNQCIKEADMLENHIILARARAAATENQAYERMKAEIGVNDVSDYQGLLTVKSAYTCCVDNNLLEMNNLISPQDYLPTQKQWVKAPAAIKSNPAKQTIAYAMHVSREPQDDGYTLITRSEKAERSESHPCLTFDSSSYTSKRKTTPGEKANQTKARPKWNGEPSAKDRADGLELLQKLKDRHSFLRNPRFLPPNAQQGGTSLIQLRPKVVKTEQEGNKMVEQSSIDDPVPIFLAQPSVVIFTDYSVGHVYETTLELKNLTSSSRHVRVIPPTTPYFSIGLGRFPGEGGVVAPGMGCKYIVRFAPDSLADYEDFIVVETQTEHLFVVPIIAQRPPPILTIPRVLDCGYCLIGGVKFVEFLCQNVGLSTGTFCIIPKNQWPASSLRSASRTCFSEQPPFAVSPSLFMLQPGEATVVEVVFFPTTAEKSCQAFTVVCDNCQVKDILIEGEGQLIALELVSVSGEILPPVIGEVRDLTAEHFVRFRPCNPHSVQQKKIIIRNNVHLELPFHWQIMKPNLHPLLPGETLEPSHIQFHLATDDVFRVSPVTGFLAPCQDHEFIFTWYPKEIVDYHSVYHLVLRDVPQMPPDPSEKSILQPVRTGSKVNDVISMEIEVKGSTVPYQVLLEPYAIVIPAEIFICTTTRRQFKMWNHSKTFIFFQWDRKTSQSCVIEVEPSTGRIEENECFDFDLIVTGVKPERVVTSLVCHIEHHHEPVTLVVEVSFKGPIVNLNVPGVDFGLMRLGEQSQTTLLLNNCTQLEASWTLEEKVKGQQDNEDTQILIQPCRGVLPPSGSCSVNVLFRPRFCQICETELELMVENGTGCHLSVRADVQSPKVCLLNCQLLLSEPYVGIPARGTVTLFNQTLLPSHFRWMAQLQGTQASQCTASFDPSSGTLAPKASMEITVNFTSHTNVEVTDMAALCEVQGMDSPLVLSILASKPKKLSVSYSLPSDCSALDDERSLVLNFGDDVVLKRPVTRQLLITNQTAVTAPFTINAEYFTCHPAKPNNQSEKRFTYVKKPLHSVQAKKVEEKAHEELVSSLLAYGKGAAFFVLPHTGMLGPFQTQTVEVTAYTDMWGEYRDHLICNVGDLDPTLIPMQMTVKGCPLYFQMMGPQPNNQHQGPTIQFGMHVSGGDTVSRSLRINNPTMFDIRMDWETYNVDQNDRKLVDVVVAYGDAFPVKDADGNEVIGGALQLSDRNIQTVWEGNKTPVSKGSSASLKSMSVAEEEEYISEDGYEKEQTCLYPIPATKKLFSVYIRPHVGNLSDYPYCITPQQIVIPAKSSGTIYVSFTPLTLSGSACESRCVGLALGFLSLDSEVAVCVPSKVTRAQGLDLEPVRVDLLAAVKPAVLLVQMEDDDGVLEFHASAGDLLKAQSLKEVVVQEFDITQSLRLKNTLEVPLHFRLGTQPPFIVLKPQLRAQTSTSTSPPSGDSSSLVLPPQHSMQVKVAFHCSLSLLDHVDRTDEDGPPGVMLIHGANGHRKLRFQQDLLIHYSNNSLQTVPLRAHLDLATLGLSRDSVNFGFCYVGQTQTVEVNLYSHGAQTYWKSIIESNEGDSHVFSVTPDFGLLRFKELSVSSCSKSLQIRFTPSEDREFRAMVVIQCALEKTPITLQLQGTGSFDEMYRSN; this is translated from the exons ATGCAGCACGAAACACAAACGGGGCGATTTGACCCGTGTGTTAACAGTCACAGACCGGCCTCTGGGAAATCACAG GACATTTCCCACGTGTTAGCCAACACTTTCAAAGACCTTTACACAAAAGACGTAATTGGGAAAGACACTTTGTCCAACCTCATCAAGACAAAGAATGGACGAAGCAGCTATCATGACAAATACATTGAAGAGCTTCAACTG GTCCATTCTGAATACAATCAGTGTATTAAAGAGGCGGATATGCTAGAGAATCATATAATTCTGGCCCGAGCTCGGGCTGCAGCCACAGAAAACCAGGCCTATGAGAGAATGAAAGCAGAAATAGGAGTTAATGATGTTTCTGATTACCAGGGCCTTCTAACTG TCAAATCAGCCTATACCTGTTGTGTAGACAATAATCTTCTCGAAATGAACAACCTGATTTCCCCCCAGGACTACCtacccacacaaaaacaatgggTGAAAGCACCAGCAGCAA TAAAATCAAATCCTGCCAAGCAAACCATCGCCTACGCCATGCATGTGTCCCGGGAACCTCAGGATGATGGTTACACACTTATCACCAGATCAGAAAAGGCTGAAAGGTCTGAGTCGCATCCTTGCCTAACTTTTGACTCCAGCTCATATACCTCAAAGAGGAAAACAACTCCCGGGGAG AAGGCAAACCAGACTAAAGCTAGACCAAAGTGGAACGGTGAGCCAAGTGCAAAGGATCGAGCAGATGGTTTGGAGTTACTGCAGAAGCTGAAAGATAGACACAGCTTCCTACGTAACCCTCGTTTCCTTCCACCAAATGCACAACAGGGTGGCACATCCCTAATCCAGCTGAGGCCCAAAGTGGTGAAGACAGAGCAGGAGGGGAACAAAATGGTAGAGCAAAG CTCAATTGATGATCCTGTCCCAATCTTCCTAGCACAGCCATCAGTAGTAATCTTTACTGACTACAGTGTGGGGCATGTTTATGAA ACAACGCTGGAGCTTAAAAACTTGACTTCCTCAAGCCGTCATGTCAGAGTCATCCCTCCTACAACTCCTTACTTCTCTATTGGCCTGG GGAGATTCCCTGGAGAGGGTGGAGTTGTTGCTCCTGGGATGGGTTGTAAGTACATAGTGCGCTTTGCTCCAGACTCCCTGGCTGATTATGAGGACTTCATAGTGGTGGAGACACAGACCGAACACCTGTTTGTGGTGCCCATCATAGCCCAGCGGCCCCCTCCAATACTTACTA TACCAAGAGTTCTGGACTGTGGTTATTGTCTGATTGGAGGAGTGAAGTTTGTGGAATTCCTATGCCAAAATGTTGGTCTCAGCACTGGGACTTTCTGCATTATCCCCAAGAACCAGTGGCCGGCTTCCAGCCTCAGG TCTGCATCCAGAACTTGCTTTTCTGAGCAGCCACCCTTTGCAGTCAGCCCTTCTCTTTTTATGCTGCAGCCAGGAGAAGCCACAGTGGTTGAA gtggtCTTCTTCCCCACTACTGCTGAAAAGAGCTGCCAAGCATTTACTGTTGTCTGTGACAACTGCCAAgtaaaagacattttgattgaag gTGAAGGCCAACTGATTGCTCTTGAGCTTGTGTCTGTATCTGGGGAGATACTGCCTCCTGTAATTGGAGAAGTACGTGACCTTACTGCGGAGCATTTTGTGCGTTTCCGCCCATGCAACCCTCACTctgtgcaacagaaaaaaataattattcgAAACAATGT CCACTTGGAGTTACCTTTTCACTGGCAGATTATGAAGCCCAACCTGCACCCTCTGCTTCCTGGGGAAACCCTGGAGCCCTCCCATATCCAGTTCCACCTGGCCACAGATGATGTTTTTCGTGTCAGCCCCGTAACAGGCTTTCTGGCCCCCTGCCAGGACCATGAGTTCATATTTACTTGGTATCCCAAAGAG ATAGTGGACTACCACAGTGTTTATCACTTAGTCCTGAGGGATGTCCCACAGATGCCACCAGATCCGAGTGAAAAAAG CATCCTTCAGCCTGTGCGCACAGGCTCCAAGGTGAATGATGTCATTAGCATGGAGATAGAGGTCAAGGGGTCAACAGTACCATACCAGGTCCTACTGGAGCCTTATGCTATTGTTATCCCTGCAGAGATTTTTATTTGCACAACCACTCGCAGGCAGTTTAAG ATGTGGAACCACAGCAAGACTTTCATCTTTTTCCAGTGGGACAGGAAGACCAGCCAGAGCTGTGTAATAGAAGTGGAGCCCTCTACTGGCAGGATAG AGGAGAATGAGTGCTTTGATTTTGATCTAATCGTGACTGGAGTGAAACCAGAGAGAGTTGTGACCAGTCTGGTTTGTCACATAGAGCACCACCATGAGCCTGTCACCTTGGTTGTGGAAGTCTCCTTTAAG GGTCCTATAGTCAACTTGAATGTGCCCGGTGTGGACTTTGGGCTCATGAGGCTCGGGGAGCAGAGCCAGACCACACTGCTCCTTAATAACTGCACCCAGCTCGAGGCCTCCTGGACACTGGAGGAAAAGGTTAAAGGTCAACAGGACAATGAAGACACACAG ATATTAATACAGCCATGCAGAGGTGTGCTCCCCCCCTCGGGCTCTTGCAGTGTCAATGTACTCTTTAGACCACGTTTCTGCCAAATATGTGAAACAGAGCTGGAGCTGATGGTTGAAAATGGAACAGGATG TCACCTGTCAGTGCGAGCGGATGTGCAATCTCCTAAAGTGTGTCTGCTAAACTGTCAGCTGCTCCTCTCTGAACCTTACGTTGGGATTCCTGCCAGGGGCACTGTTACACTTTTTAACCAGACCCTGCTGCCTTCACACTTCAGATGGATG GCTCAGTTACAGGGTACACAGGCTTCACAATGCACTGCCAGTTTCGATCCATCATCAGGCACTTTGGCACCTAAAGCCAGCATGGAGATCACAGTTAATTTTACCTCTCACACTAAT GTCGAGGTGACTGACATGGCTGCTCTCTGTGAGGTCCAGGGGATGGATTCTCCTCTTGTCCTTAGTATTTTGGCTTCCAAACCCAAGAAACTCAGTGTGTCCTACTCGCTGCCCAGTGACTG CTCTGCCTTAGATGATGAGAGATCTCTGGTGCTCAACTTCGGAGatgatgttgttttaaaaagaccTGTTACAAGGCAGTTACTGATAACCAATCAAACAGCTGTCACAGCCCCTTTCACCATAAACGCAGAGTATTTTACCTGCCACCCTGCAAAGCCAAACAACCAGTCAGAGAAAAG ATTCACATATGTCAAGAAGCCGCTTCACTCTGTTCAAGCAAAGAAAGTAGAAGAAAAAGCACATGAAG AGTTAGTGAGCAGCCTGCTTGCTTATGGAAAAGGTGCAGCCTTCTTCGTACTGCCACACACAGGGATGCTGGGACCATTTCAGACCCAGACTGTGGAAGTGACTGCCTACACCGACATGTGGGGGGAATACAGAGATCATCTTATATGCAAT GTGGGGGACCTCGACCCCACACTCATCCCAATGCAGATGACAGTCAAAGGCTGTCCTCTCTACTTCCAGATGATGGGCCCACAACCAAATAACCAGCACCAGGGGCCAACCATTCA GTTTGGAATGCATGTGTCTGGAGGTGACACAGTGTCTCGATCTCTTCGCATTAACAATCCCACCATGTTTG ATATCCGTATGGACTGGGAGACGTATAATGTAGATCAGAATGACCGTAAGctagtggatgttgtggtgGCGTATGGAGACGCCTTTCCAGTCAAAGATGCTGATGGCAATGAGGTGATTGGTGGAGCATTACAACTTTCTGATAGGAACATTCAAACAGTCTGGGAAGGAAATAAGACCCCAGTCTCCAAGGGATCAAGTGCCTCCCTCAAAAGCATGAGC GTTGCAGAAGAGGAGGAATATATAAGTGAGGATGGTTATGAGAAAGAGCAAACCTGTCTTTATCCCATTCCTGCAACAAAGAAACTCTTTTCTGTGTACATTCGACCCCATGTTGGCAACCTCTCAGATTACCCTTATTGCATCACACCTCAGCAGATT GTCATTCCAGCAAAGAGCAGTGGCACAATCTATGTGTCTTTCACTCCTTTAACCCTTTCTGGGTCAGCTTGTGAGTCCAGATGTGTGGGACTGGCTCTGGGCTTCTTGAGTCTAGACTCCGAG gtGGCCGTCTGTGTTCCAAGTAAAGTTACAAGAGCTCAGGGTTTGGATTTGGAGCCTGTCAGAGTGGATCTACTAGCAGCTGTTAAACCTGCAGT ACTGCTAGTGCAGATGGAGGATGATGACGGGGTGCTTGAGTTCCATGCCTCAGCTGGAGATTTACTGAAAGCACAGTCACTAAAGGAG GTGGTAGTGCAAGAGTTTGACATCACACAGAGTCTTAGGCTGAAAAACACCTTAGAGGTACCCCTACACTTCAGACTGGGGACTCAGCCTCCATTTATAGTTCTCAAGCCCCAGCTTCGAGCACAGACGAGCACTTCCACTAGCCCACCTAGTGGTGACAGTTCATCTTTGGTGCTTCCACCACAACACAGCATGCAG GTAAAAGTGGCCTTTCACTGCTCCCTTTCTCTTCTGGACCATGTTGACCGGACAGATGAGGATGGCCCTCCTGGGGTGATGCTGATCCACGGTGCAAATGGGCATCGGAAGCTGAGGTTTCAGCAAGACCTCCTGATTCATTACAGCAATAACAGCCTGCAG ACAGTGCCTCTCCGTGCCCATTTGGACCTCGCTACACTGGGACTCTCGCGTGACAGTGTTAACTTTGGGTTCTGCTACGTGGGGCAGACACAGACAGTTGAAGTAAACCTCTACAGTCACGGAGCCCAAACATACTGGAAATCCATTATAG AGTCAAATGAAGGAGACTCCCATGTGTTCAGTGTTACGCCAGACTTTGGGCTTCTGCGGTTCAAAGAGCTCAgtgtcagcagctgcagcaagtCTCTACAGATTAGGTTCACTCCCAG TGAGGACAGAGAGTTCAGAGCCATGGTTGTGATACAGTGTGCCCTGGAGAAGACCCCCATTACTCTTCAGCTCCAGGGAACAGGATCCTTTGATGAAATGTACCGGTCTAACTAG